One region of Desulforamulus hydrothermalis Lam5 = DSM 18033 genomic DNA includes:
- the sigF gene encoding RNA polymerase sporulation sigma factor SigF, with the protein MSSTRLLEMNLPRFPLLSDKEMRKLLKKAQAGDTEARERLVNCNLKLVFNLVQRFNNRGYELEDLFQIGCIGLMKAIDKFDLSYDVKFSTYAVPMIVGEIRRFLRDDSPVKVSRSLKETAYKIQQTRDRLTARLGREPSINEIADELGFGREEVVNALEAAQTPTSIYETLHQDDGDPIYILDQLSGEADGDAPWLEKLAVKQLLIELPERDRQILLWRFFEDKTQSEVALRLGLSQVQVSRLERQALKKLKELIQQTGS; encoded by the coding sequence ATGAGTTCAACCAGGTTACTGGAAATGAATCTTCCCCGTTTTCCCCTGCTTAGCGACAAAGAGATGAGAAAACTGTTAAAAAAAGCTCAGGCCGGGGATACAGAAGCCAGGGAACGATTGGTAAACTGCAATTTAAAATTAGTTTTTAATTTAGTGCAGCGCTTTAATAATCGTGGTTACGAGCTGGAAGACCTGTTTCAAATCGGCTGTATCGGATTAATGAAGGCCATAGACAAGTTTGATTTGTCCTATGATGTTAAATTTTCCACCTATGCGGTGCCTATGATTGTGGGTGAGATAAGACGCTTTCTACGGGATGACAGTCCGGTCAAGGTAAGCCGTTCCTTAAAGGAAACAGCCTATAAAATCCAGCAAACCAGGGATCGCCTGACAGCCAGACTGGGGCGTGAACCCTCCATCAATGAAATTGCTGACGAGCTGGGGTTTGGCCGTGAAGAAGTTGTCAATGCTCTGGAAGCTGCCCAAACCCCCACTTCAATTTACGAAACGCTGCATCAAGATGACGGTGATCCCATTTATATTTTAGACCAGTTAAGCGGTGAGGCGGACGGTGACGCTCCCTGGCTGGAAAAATTGGCGGTTAAGCAACTGTTGATTGAACTGCCGGAAAGGGACAGGCAGATATTATTATGGAGATTTTTTGAGGATAAGACACAGTCTGAAGTAGCCCTCCGGCTGGGTCTTTCACAGGTACAGGTATCACGACTGGAACGCCAGGCCCTGAAAAAGTTAAAAGAATTAATACAACAAACCGGCAGCTGA
- the spoIIAB gene encoding anti-sigma F factor, translated as MKMLNRCTLEFASQPENVAFARVAVAAFASQLDYTLPELEEIKVAVSEAVGNAIIHGYRNKPDETVQVKVVIYKSGIEIQVVDQGCGIADIDLAMQPAYSSDPERMGLGFVFMRSFSDRLQVVSAPGQGTTVIMFKHIKMRKAKARAN; from the coding sequence CCAGCCAACCGGAAAATGTGGCCTTTGCCCGGGTGGCTGTGGCAGCTTTTGCCTCGCAGCTGGATTATACTTTGCCCGAATTAGAAGAAATAAAGGTAGCTGTTTCAGAAGCAGTGGGCAATGCAATTATTCATGGTTACCGCAATAAACCGGACGAAACGGTACAGGTAAAAGTTGTTATTTACAAAAGCGGCATTGAAATTCAGGTGGTGGATCAGGGCTGCGGCATTGCTGACATTGATTTGGCCATGCAGCCGGCTTACTCCAGCGACCCGGAACGAATGGGACTGGGCTTTGTTTTCATGCGTTCATTCAGTGATCGCCTGCAGGTGGTATCTGCGCCGGGTCAGGGGACCACAGTAATCATGTTTAAACACATCAAAATGCGCAAAGCCAAAGCCCGGGCAAATTAA